The Gossypium hirsutum mitochondrion, complete genome genomic sequence GGAAGGAAGGATAAGGGGGAGGGGGTACCGAGGAGACAAAGACAACTATGTAAGGCTTAGACCTTGCGTATACTGCTCCTCCTTCGGGTAGCTCTCTCTTCAAGCACTCTTGCCCCCAATTCACCGATAGAGAAGAAAGAGATAAGCAATGACCGGGCTAGACCAATGAAAGCGGACCAAGGTTTTTATTCGTTAGCTAAGCGCGCCTATTACAGCGCCTCTATTACAGAAGCAAAAGCGATGCGCCCTATTGACCAGCCGAAGAGCATTCTTATAAAAGAATGAATGGGAAGCAGGCCCGGTCTATATTGCTAGAGTTATCTTTACTTCACCCCCCACGTACTCCTCTATTCTTATATTTGAATTCCGTCTCTAAGCTTCCCCTTTAGTGCCTGCTGATACTTATTTTCTCTCCACTATAGTTGCGATCTCTAAGCGGGATTTTCAGTCATCTATACTTTTTCTTTCTCTAGCGAGTGAAGAACGAGTGTTGAGCGAGTGAAGTGCCCCATAAGCTATAAGGGCGAGCTATATGTAACAATTTCGTGAGCAGCAATTGAACTAAACGTTCCAAGTGCATCCAGCAGGAATCGAACCTACGAATTTGCCTCTTTATTAGGTTGGTATAGGTTGGGCGCTTTAACCATTCAGCCATGGATGCAAAAAGACTCAGCGAGTGAACTAGGTTTTGGTATTCCTTCTCGAGCTTCTATTTCTTCCGTTAAAGGGGATTCGAGAAAAGATGGAATAGGAAGACGTGTTTCCAGAACAAACAAGATACAAGTTGAGAAGGGGAAGTTTGCAAAGTTAGACAAGATTGGAATGGGCATAGGAACATGTATTGATGTACCAGATCGGCTAATGCTCCCAGGTTGATGCGATGTATTCCACCAGTTGACTGAAGACTTGATTATTGGTATATCGATCGGTCCAACACAGATTGAAATAGAAGCCGGTTCGACAGGAAGCTTTTGAAAACGCAGTGCACCCAGGTAAATAAGGAACGAGATGAATACTGAGGTTAAACGAGCATCCCACACCCAAAAGGTGCCCCACATAGGTCTTCCCCGAAACCCCCCAGTAACTAAGGTAAACAACGTAAAAAAAGCACCAATTTCTATACTGGTTCCGGAAGAGCGAAGAAAAAGAGGATGCTTTGTTAATAAGAACAAGAAAGTGTTTATAGCCGTAGCGATATAAACAAGAATACTCATCCGAGCCGCAGGAACATGTACATACGGAATACGAGAATTTCCACCTTGTTGAAGATCTAGTGGTGCTACCCGAAGACTTAAATAAATAGCCATCGCTGTTAAGAACAACCGAGATCCAATGAGAATTTTCGCGTAGCTTCTGGTCTTTGACATCAAAAAAAAAGGTTGTAATAACGAAACGGACATGTGATCATTTTGTCCTAGCTAGTGGAACAAGAAAGACATGGATCTATATTCAATACGCAATCAAAGGATTTCCCCCAACGAGGAATTCCCCCTGCTTTGTTTTCGCTCCGCTCGTCCATGGAACTCCTTGCTCGCGGAGCGGCATACCGGAAAAAAAATGATAAAGGGTGCCAGCTACTGAGGCTCGCCGATTACTAACTGACCGATAATAGGGTTAACAATGT encodes the following:
- the ccmC gene encoding cytochrome c biogenesis C: MSVSLLQPFFLMSKTRSYAKILIGSRLFLTAMAIYLSLRVAPLDLQQGGNSRIPYVHVPAARMSILVYIATAINTFLFLLTKHPLFLRSSGTSIEIGAFFTLFTLVTGGFRGRPMWGTFWVWDARLTSVFISFLIYLGALRFQKLPVEPASISICVGPIDIPIIKSSVNWWNTSHQPGSISRSGTSIHVPMPIPILSNFANFPFSTCILFVLETRLPIPSFLESPLTEEIEAREGIPKPSSLAESFCIHG